TGCCATCTTAATTTACTAAGGCTCTTACTAGTTAAAAAGATTGGTCTTAGACTAATTGATATACCTTGTTGTATTTTTCGTATAGGTAATCTACCAGGTATTGGGCGTTGAGTCCCTCACCTGTCACATCTGTCAAAATCTCAAGGGGCTTTTTCATTTTCCCATGTTTATGGACGTTCTCCGTCATCCATTCTTTAACAGGCTGAAGATTTCCTTGCTCTAGCAATTCCTCGTAATTCGGTAAGTCTTTCAGCATGGCATTCTTGAACTGAGCGGCATACATGTAGCCTAGTGCATAAGAAGGGAAATAGCCAAAGCTGCCTCCTGCCCAGTGGACATCCTGAAGGACTCCCTCTGCATCATTTTCAGGCCTGATTCCGAGATACTGCTCATATTTATCATTCCAAATCCTCGGGAGATCTTTAACTTCTATTTCATCGTTGAACAAGCCTTTTTCAATCTCATATCGCACCATTACATGCAATGGATACGTTAGCTCATCGGCCTCAATCCGGATCAAGCTTGGTTTGGACTCATTGACTGCACGATAGAAATCATCTACTTCCACTCCGGAAAACTGTCCATCTGAGTACTCCTGCAGCAGGCTGTAATTGTGCTTCCAGAAAGAGTAATTACGTCCTACAAAGTTTTCATAGAAGAGTGACTGTGATTCATGGATTCCCATGGATGTACCTGAACTCAAAGGAGTTCCGACTAGCTCTTCAGAAATGTTTTGTTCATAAAGGGCGTGTCCGCCTTCATGGATGGTACCGAATACAGCTGTCCTGAAATCTGATTCATCGTATTTCGTTGTAACCCTTACATCACCTGGGTTAAGCCCCATCGCAAACGGGTGGACTGTTTCATCAAGTCTGCCAGCATCAAAATCATAACCCATTTGTTTTAAAATCTGGAGGCTGAATGCACGCTGCTTTTCTTTAGGAAACTGCTTGAACAAGAATCCAGTTTCAGGCTTAGCTGTGGAACTGGAAATTTGCTGTACGAGTGGGACAATTTTTTCACGAAGGTCTCCAAATACCTGATCCAGAACCTCGACAGTTACACCAGGCTCATACATATCAAGCAGTGTATTATACTTATTTCCTTCATATCCCCAGTAACCAATGAATTTCTTTGTCGTATTAACTAGTTTTTCAAGATAAGGTCTGAACATTTCAAAATCGGACTCAGCCTTCGCTTCTTCCCAAACTGTTTCTGCCTTTGATTGAAGAATCACATATTCTCGATATTCATCTGCAGGGATTTTCTTATTACGGTCGTAATCCTTCCTGCATTCATCCAGCGTTTTACGGGTTATTTCAGATAAACTTGGTTCATTTGCAAGTCTTGCTATGTATGATGCCATTTCCTCTGAAGTTGACATGTTGAACAGATCGGAAGAAAGTACCCCGATCACTTCAGAACGCTGCTCTGCTCCTTTTTTCGGAGCTCCTGTCCTTAAATCCCAATAAATCAAAGAAAGCGCCTCACCGTAGGCAGCCATTTTTTTGACATAATCCAAAAATTTCTTTTCTGTTTGCTTTACTTCATTCATCCATTTCACCCCATTTTTCTCTTTCCTGTTTATCTTATCATACTTTTCAGAAAGTTAGGTTTACGAATTAGAAAAGCGCAAGCGCCTTGGTCAGCCCCGACAAGCGCTGGAGGGACGAACGGTGAAGTCGTTCTTTGACTTCATTGGGCGGACCGAAGCGACTCGAGGGGCTAGGCGCTGGAGCTAGACACTAATCTAAGTGCAAAAAATTTATACTTTCTTATTCAAAAATAAAAACAACAGGCGAACCTGTTGTTTTATAGAATCAGAGGATGTATTTTGTATTTTTTACTTAGTTTTTCCGATTGCCACTCGCCATGTTTCAGGGCCTTCTTCAAGGTACTCCCATGAAAATGTTTCTGGACGCTCCATCATGAATTGGTATTGAAGCGGTCTAGGGTCATGATCATTAACAATTTGCATGAATTCTCCCTTTTTCAGAGAATCAAAGTTTTGGAATATTGTAGGGTGTTTTTCCCGCGGTGCATAGTCAGGTACATTGATAATTACGTTGAAAGTCATTTCCCTCTCTCCTTTATTTCCTGATTTTCTTTACATTTTCATTATAAAACTACTAGTTTCCCTCTGTAGTGAGCGCGGTCACAGTTTGACTATGACTTCCTTCATTCAAGAGGATTTGTATTTTAAAGTATTCATCATTAAAAAAGAGGAACTTATATGATTAGATAGAACTCTAAATTAGGGAGGCGATTTTTCGTGAAAGAGTTAGTAGGCAGCTGCGATCGTTGTGGAAAAGAGATTTTTTGCATGGATGGTTTTTTGAATGGTGTACATAAAGATGGAAAAGTGCTTTGTTTTGAATGCGAAAAAGAAGAGGAACAGAAATCATCATAAAAACCGCAAAGCGATGACGCTTTGCGGTTTTCCTATTAATCTTCATCAATAGCCAAATCTTTTACTGGCAGTTGTTCTTCTTCTTTATGTGTCACTTTACGGAGGTGGAAGAGTGCTTTTACACTGAATACTGCGAGTGCGGCGACACCAATCAAGAAGATTGTATCAGGAATTGCTCTCAACGTCAGGAGCATTTCAACTGTCTCCTGCTGTAAAAACTGCGATGAACGTGAAGCTGCATAGCCGTTAAAATACGCTTCTTTCAACTGAAGGTAACCTACTGGAAGCAGGGACAGGAAGACCATGCCAGCTAAGCCTGTGTTCAGCATGATGACAATGAATTTAACCCACCTGTCGCTCCACTTTTCAGGTTTTACGATATTGCGCAGTGAGTAGATTAATACTGCACCTGCGAACATCCCATACACACCCATCATCGCCGCGTGGCCGTGGGCCGGTGTCAGGAATTGACCGTGTTCAAGGAAGCTTACTGCAGGCAGATTGATCAGGAAGCCCAGTACCCCTGCACCAACCAGGTTCCAGATTGCTACTGAAATCAAGAACCAGAAAGTACCTTTGTAAGGGAAATTAACTCCCCCATCTCTCATCATTTTGTACTGCTCATATGCTTCCAGGATGAGCAAGGTCAAAGGAATGACTTCCAGGGCAGAGAATACTGAGCCCAGCGCGATCCAGACTTCGGAAGAACCATTGTAATAATAGTGGTGGCCTATACCGATAACGCCTGCTCCCATTAGCAGGATCAACTGGAAATATAATGCCTTTATTGTTGATTTTTTCGTAACAAGTTTCATTTGGACCATCAAGAAACCTATGACAACTACTGCGAAAACTTCGAATATACCTTCAACCCAGAGATGGATGATCCACCAGCGCCAGTAGTCAGCAAAGGTATAGTGTGTACCCGGATTGATCATGAAAGCAAAGAAGTAAAATGCTGGTACGGCAATTGCTGAGTAGAACAATAGGTGAATCAAGCCGCCTTTATCGGATTCCCTCTTCAAACCACTCTTGATGCCACGGAATACGATGAACAGCCAGATCAGCATTCCGGTCGCTAGAATGAACTGCCATATGCGTCCCAACTCAAGGTATTCCCACCCCTGGTGTCCCAGCAGGAACCAATTGTTTCCCAGGTAACCGTTAGCACCAAGCCATTGGCCAATCATGCTGCCTGCTACAAGAACAACCAATGCCCAGAAAAGGATGTCAACCAGTAATCCCTGTCGCTTTGGTTCATGCCCGCCAACCAGCGGAGCGATGAAGATACCCATCCCAAGCCACGCTGTCGCAATCCAGAAGATAGCGAGCTGGAGGTGGAAGCCTTTTGTAATGTTGAATGGCAGGATATCATGGACCCATTTCATTCCAAAGAAACTGTCAGGCTCGATATAATAGTGCGCCAGCAACGCACCGAACATTGCCTGGACAAAGAACAGCACAGATACAATCGCGAAATATTTTCCAGTCTTCAATTGTGAAGAAGTAAGCGGCAGCTTCCTCAAATCAATTTTAGGGAAGTTACCATCTGTATAAGCCTCTTGCATTCCCAGGTGATAGCGATAGAAGACAAACAGGATCAAGCCTACGAACAAGATCAATATGGTCACGCTCGCCCCGCTCCACCAGATTGCCGAAAATGACATTGTGTTTCCTGCGTCTTCATAATATGGCCAGTTATTTGTATAAGTGATATCATCGTCTGGCCTTTCTGTACTTGATAGCCAAGCTGTCCAGAAAAAGAAATCAGCGATTTGTTCAATCTGGTCGCCCTTCGAAACCCAGGCGCGGTCACCGTCCGGCATATGCTTTTCCTGGATTAACCCTGGTTTTAGACCCCACTGGTCACCTTCAGTAAAAATAGTATGATAGAATTCCCTTACCTTTTCATGTCCATATATTTGCGCATCTGTCAGCACCAGATTATCTGTATCTGGCACATAACGGTTTTCACGCATTTCCTTCATGACATTGTCTCGGATGATTGTTTGTTCATCACCCGATAACTCTTTGAAATCTTTACTATATTTTTCTTGTGACCTGAAGTCATGCATTCCATCAGTATAAATCTTCAGTGCCTCCGCCGTATAATCAGGCCCCATATAGGATCCATGCCCTAATACAGTTCCATAATCCATCAAACCATATTTCTGGAAGACAGCCTGCCCTCCCATGATACTCTCTTTTGTTAAGATGATCTCTCCCTTTTCGCTTGTGACTTCAAGCGGCCTCGGAGCCATATCTTTAAAGATCCAGTAACCTCCTGTCAGGAGTACTGTAAAGCTAAGTAATAATGTAATGATGAGTACGGATTTCAACAGTGAGTTTCTATTTTTCTTGACCACTGCCTTCGTGGATGTCCCTTGCTGGATTTCCATCGACCATACATCCCCTTCCCTGTTTGATTTACAACCTAAGCATAAAGGGAAACAGATGATGAGTTTGTGAAGTTCCTCATTTGTCAGGTGTGATTTTTCACACAGTGATGATAATTATTTTCATAAAAACGTCAAAATATGATTCAGGTCACTTAGCCTTCCTGGATAGCTTGGTAAAATTCATGGTAGATAATTAATCCTATATAAAGAGGAGCAGATTGATATGCACATATCCCACATCAGGCAGCAATTAAAAGAGGTTCCTATTTTCAAAGAATTATCACCAGAGGAGCTGGATACGATTGTTGAAATCGCCCAGCCAAGATTCTTTAAAAATAAAATGTATGCATTCATGCAAGGAGATCCGCTTGACCGGGTTTTCTTCATATATTCAGGTAAAGTGAAGATTTATAAAACGGATTCATCAGGCAGGGAACAAATCGTTTCCGTCCTTGAGACTGGTGAAATGTTTCCTCACGCCGGCTTCTTCAGGAAAGGCCAATATCCAGCACATGCGGAAATAATGGAAGACACCCAGATGATC
This window of the Mesobacillus jeotgali genome carries:
- a CDS encoding carboxypeptidase M32 gives rise to the protein MNEVKQTEKKFLDYVKKMAAYGEALSLIYWDLRTGAPKKGAEQRSEVIGVLSSDLFNMSTSEEMASYIARLANEPSLSEITRKTLDECRKDYDRNKKIPADEYREYVILQSKAETVWEEAKAESDFEMFRPYLEKLVNTTKKFIGYWGYEGNKYNTLLDMYEPGVTVEVLDQVFGDLREKIVPLVQQISSSTAKPETGFLFKQFPKEKQRAFSLQILKQMGYDFDAGRLDETVHPFAMGLNPGDVRVTTKYDESDFRTAVFGTIHEGGHALYEQNISEELVGTPLSSGTSMGIHESQSLFYENFVGRNYSFWKHNYSLLQEYSDGQFSGVEVDDFYRAVNESKPSLIRIEADELTYPLHVMVRYEIEKGLFNDEIEVKDLPRIWNDKYEQYLGIRPENDAEGVLQDVHWAGGSFGYFPSYALGYMYAAQFKNAMLKDLPNYEELLEQGNLQPVKEWMTENVHKHGKMKKPLEILTDVTGEGLNAQYLVDYLYEKYNKVYQLV
- a CDS encoding DUF2249 domain-containing protein, which translates into the protein MTFNVIINVPDYAPREKHPTIFQNFDSLKKGEFMQIVNDHDPRPLQYQFMMERPETFSWEYLEEGPETWRVAIGKTK
- a CDS encoding nitric-oxide reductase large subunit, with amino-acid sequence MEIQQGTSTKAVVKKNRNSLLKSVLIITLLLSFTVLLTGGYWIFKDMAPRPLEVTSEKGEIILTKESIMGGQAVFQKYGLMDYGTVLGHGSYMGPDYTAEALKIYTDGMHDFRSQEKYSKDFKELSGDEQTIIRDNVMKEMRENRYVPDTDNLVLTDAQIYGHEKVREFYHTIFTEGDQWGLKPGLIQEKHMPDGDRAWVSKGDQIEQIADFFFWTAWLSSTERPDDDITYTNNWPYYEDAGNTMSFSAIWWSGASVTILILFVGLILFVFYRYHLGMQEAYTDGNFPKIDLRKLPLTSSQLKTGKYFAIVSVLFFVQAMFGALLAHYYIEPDSFFGMKWVHDILPFNITKGFHLQLAIFWIATAWLGMGIFIAPLVGGHEPKRQGLLVDILFWALVVLVAGSMIGQWLGANGYLGNNWFLLGHQGWEYLELGRIWQFILATGMLIWLFIVFRGIKSGLKRESDKGGLIHLLFYSAIAVPAFYFFAFMINPGTHYTFADYWRWWIIHLWVEGIFEVFAVVVIGFLMVQMKLVTKKSTIKALYFQLILLMGAGVIGIGHHYYYNGSSEVWIALGSVFSALEVIPLTLLILEAYEQYKMMRDGGVNFPYKGTFWFLISVAIWNLVGAGVLGFLINLPAVSFLEHGQFLTPAHGHAAMMGVYGMFAGAVLIYSLRNIVKPEKWSDRWVKFIVIMLNTGLAGMVFLSLLPVGYLQLKEAYFNGYAASRSSQFLQQETVEMLLTLRAIPDTIFLIGVAALAVFSVKALFHLRKVTHKEEEQLPVKDLAIDED